One genomic segment of Belonocnema kinseyi isolate 2016_QV_RU_SX_M_011 chromosome 2, B_treatae_v1, whole genome shotgun sequence includes these proteins:
- the LOC117167422 gene encoding synaptic vesicle glycoprotein 2A-like isoform X2: MKMSDKTIARKDQGLDNASGKGNNFEAAVAACGYGKFHYLLYIVILPATWASIFDTSNTSMILPSVECDLELTPFFKGVLNAAVYLGMVSSAFFWGFLGDVLGRKKILVYGLLMDGVLNILTGLSQSFWQVAFFKFISGFIISGPFASIVTYCSEFHSMKDRPRLVLLIGMFSNSGAIVNAALAWLVIPHTWSWIVFDGYFIYNSWRLYLSFCGLPMLIGAMFLSFFPESPKFLMSQGRNEEALQVFRKVYSMNTGHPPGSYPIHLLEFELQDISNSNEMKELSCMRPANVQPIGTGKSSLKTTFLGGMQQMKPLFLSPLSSRLLLVLSLNFGILLTLNTIRLWQPQLFAILAHFENLEVEEVEGLTFCQILDHSRPIIANNTVRNSQVLPEHCKEIPVDTSVYYFTMIVYSVTTSSTFLAAVILNTIRNKTLLPITLFIAFSSIVAINWSPSTLVTLIITCIYCGVLSASVNLNISITVDLFPTTLRRAEKRIRDVTNRSSVTNR, translated from the exons ATGAAGATGTCGGATAAAACGATAGCCAGAAAAGATCAAGGACTTGACAATGCAA GTGGAAAGGGAAATAATTTTGAAGCGGCAGTAGCTGCTTGTGGCTATGGGAAATTCCACTACCTTTTATACATTGTGATTCTTCCTGCGACTTGGGCATCCATTTTTGATACTTCAAACACTTCAATGATATTGCCGTCTGTCGAGTGTGATTTGGAATTGACACCCTTTTTCAAAGGAGTTCTGAATGCTGCAGTTTATTTAG GAATGGTCTCCAGTGCCTTCTTCTGGGGATTTTTAGGTGATGTTTtaggtagaaaaaaaattttggtttatggCTTATTAATGGACGGTGTTCTTAACATTCTTACTGGATTATCACAAAGTTTTTGGCAAGTTGCCTTCTTCAAATTCATTTCTGGCTTTAT aataagtGGGCCCTTTGCTAGTATTGTGACTTACTGTTCTGAATTCCATTCAATGAAGGACAGACCAAGACTTGTTCTCTTGATTGGGATGTTTAGTAATTCAGGAGCTATCGTCAACGcag CTTTGGCCTGGTTAGTGATTCCGCACACTTGGTCCTGGATTGTTTTTGATGGATATTTCATCTATAACTCCTGGCGATTGTATTTATCCTTTTGTGGTTTACCAATGTTAATTGGAGCCatgtttctttccttttttccggAAAGTCCAAAATTCCTTATGAGCCAAGGTCGTAACGAGGAAGCGCTTCAGGTCTTCAGAAAGGTGTATTCGATGAATACGGGTCATCCACCAGGGAGTTATCCG ATACACTTGCTGGAGTTCGAGCTGCAGGATATTTCAAATTCCAATGAGATGAAGGAGCTATCGTGTATGAGGCCTGCCAATGTTCAGCCAATTGGGACTGGAAAAAGCAGCTTGAAAACCACTTTTCTGGGAGGAATGCAACAAATGAAACCTCTTTTTCTTTCTCCCCTGTCCAGTCGATTGCTGCTCGTACTTTCTTTGAATTTTGGAATATTACTGAC attaaataccATCCGCTTGTGGCAACCACAGCTTTTTGCAATCTTAGCACATTTTGAGAACTTGGAAGTCGAAGAAGTAGAAGGTTTAACTTTTTGCCAAATTCTAGACCATTCACGGCCAATTATTGCCAACAACACTGTCAGAAATTCGCAAGTACTTCCAGAACATTGCAAAgaa attccAGTTGATACTTCAGTGTACTATTTTACTATGATTGTCTATAGTGTAACTACTAGTTCTACTTTTTTAGCCGCTGTGATACTGAACACCATTCGTAACAAAACACTTCTAC cAATTACTCTTTTTATCGCATTTTCCTCGATCGTTGCCATCAACTGGTCTCCTAGCACTTTAGTCACTCTTATCATCACTTGCATTTATTGTGGAGTGCTAAGTGCAAGTGTAAATCTAAATATCAGTATCACGGTGGATTTATTTCCTACTACATTGAG gcgAGCTGAAAAACggattcgagatgtgaccaatcgcTCTTCTGTGACTAATCGCTAG
- the LOC117167422 gene encoding synaptic vesicle glycoprotein 2A-like isoform X3: protein MKMSDKTIARKDQGLDNASGKGNNFEAAVAACGYGKFHYLLYIVILPATWASIFDTSNTSMILPSVECDLELTPFFKGVLNAAVYLGMVSSAFFWGFLGDVLGRKKILVYGLLMDGVLNILTGLSQSFWQVAFFKFISGFIISGPFASIVTYCSEFHSMKDRPRLVLLIGMFSNSGAIVNAALAWLVIPHTWSWIVFDGYFIYNSWRLYLSFCGLPMLIGAMFLSFFPESPKFLMSQGRNEEALQVFRKVYSMNTGHPPGSYPIHLLEFELQDISNSNEMKELSCMRPANVQPIGTGKSSLKTTFLGGMQQMKPLFLSPLSSRLLLVLSLNFGILLTLNTIRLWQPQLFAILAHFENLEVEEVEGLTFCQILDHSRPIIANNTVRNSQVLPEHCKEIPVDTSVYYFTMIVYSVTTSSTFLAAVILNTIRNKTLLPITLFIAFSSIVAINWSPSTLVTLIITCIYCGVLSASVNLNISITVDLFPTTLRSNKVM from the exons ATGAAGATGTCGGATAAAACGATAGCCAGAAAAGATCAAGGACTTGACAATGCAA GTGGAAAGGGAAATAATTTTGAAGCGGCAGTAGCTGCTTGTGGCTATGGGAAATTCCACTACCTTTTATACATTGTGATTCTTCCTGCGACTTGGGCATCCATTTTTGATACTTCAAACACTTCAATGATATTGCCGTCTGTCGAGTGTGATTTGGAATTGACACCCTTTTTCAAAGGAGTTCTGAATGCTGCAGTTTATTTAG GAATGGTCTCCAGTGCCTTCTTCTGGGGATTTTTAGGTGATGTTTtaggtagaaaaaaaattttggtttatggCTTATTAATGGACGGTGTTCTTAACATTCTTACTGGATTATCACAAAGTTTTTGGCAAGTTGCCTTCTTCAAATTCATTTCTGGCTTTAT aataagtGGGCCCTTTGCTAGTATTGTGACTTACTGTTCTGAATTCCATTCAATGAAGGACAGACCAAGACTTGTTCTCTTGATTGGGATGTTTAGTAATTCAGGAGCTATCGTCAACGcag CTTTGGCCTGGTTAGTGATTCCGCACACTTGGTCCTGGATTGTTTTTGATGGATATTTCATCTATAACTCCTGGCGATTGTATTTATCCTTTTGTGGTTTACCAATGTTAATTGGAGCCatgtttctttccttttttccggAAAGTCCAAAATTCCTTATGAGCCAAGGTCGTAACGAGGAAGCGCTTCAGGTCTTCAGAAAGGTGTATTCGATGAATACGGGTCATCCACCAGGGAGTTATCCG ATACACTTGCTGGAGTTCGAGCTGCAGGATATTTCAAATTCCAATGAGATGAAGGAGCTATCGTGTATGAGGCCTGCCAATGTTCAGCCAATTGGGACTGGAAAAAGCAGCTTGAAAACCACTTTTCTGGGAGGAATGCAACAAATGAAACCTCTTTTTCTTTCTCCCCTGTCCAGTCGATTGCTGCTCGTACTTTCTTTGAATTTTGGAATATTACTGAC attaaataccATCCGCTTGTGGCAACCACAGCTTTTTGCAATCTTAGCACATTTTGAGAACTTGGAAGTCGAAGAAGTAGAAGGTTTAACTTTTTGCCAAATTCTAGACCATTCACGGCCAATTATTGCCAACAACACTGTCAGAAATTCGCAAGTACTTCCAGAACATTGCAAAgaa attccAGTTGATACTTCAGTGTACTATTTTACTATGATTGTCTATAGTGTAACTACTAGTTCTACTTTTTTAGCCGCTGTGATACTGAACACCATTCGTAACAAAACACTTCTAC cAATTACTCTTTTTATCGCATTTTCCTCGATCGTTGCCATCAACTGGTCTCCTAGCACTTTAGTCACTCTTATCATCACTTGCATTTATTGTGGAGTGCTAAGTGCAAGTGTAAATCTAAATATCAGTATCACGGTGGATTTATTTCCTACTACATTGAG
- the LOC117167422 gene encoding synaptic vesicle glycoprotein 2A-like isoform X4 → MKMSDKTIARKDQGLDNASGKGNNFEAAVAACGYGKFHYLLYIVILPATWASIFDTSNTSMILPSVECDLELTPFFKGVLNAAVYLGMVSSAFFWGFLGDVLGRKKILVYGLLMDGVLNILTGLSQSFWQVAFFKFISGFIISGPFASIVTYCSEFHSMKDRPRLVLLIGMFSNSGAIVNAALAWLVIPHTWSWIVFDGYFIYNSWRLYLSFCGLPMLIGAMFLSFFPESPKFLMSQGRNEEALQVFRKVYSMNTGHPPGSYPIHLLEFELQDISNSNEMKELSCMRPANVQPIGTGKSSLKTTFLGGMQQMKPLFLSPLSSRLLLVLSLNFGILLTLNTIRLWQPQLFAILAHFENLEVEEVEGLTFCQILDHSRPIIANNTVRNSQVLPEHCKEIPVDTSVYYFTMIVYSVTTSSTFLAAVILNTIRNKTLLPITLFIAFSSIVAINWSPSTLVTLIITCIYCGVLSASVNLNISITVDLFPTTLRRE, encoded by the exons ATGAAGATGTCGGATAAAACGATAGCCAGAAAAGATCAAGGACTTGACAATGCAA GTGGAAAGGGAAATAATTTTGAAGCGGCAGTAGCTGCTTGTGGCTATGGGAAATTCCACTACCTTTTATACATTGTGATTCTTCCTGCGACTTGGGCATCCATTTTTGATACTTCAAACACTTCAATGATATTGCCGTCTGTCGAGTGTGATTTGGAATTGACACCCTTTTTCAAAGGAGTTCTGAATGCTGCAGTTTATTTAG GAATGGTCTCCAGTGCCTTCTTCTGGGGATTTTTAGGTGATGTTTtaggtagaaaaaaaattttggtttatggCTTATTAATGGACGGTGTTCTTAACATTCTTACTGGATTATCACAAAGTTTTTGGCAAGTTGCCTTCTTCAAATTCATTTCTGGCTTTAT aataagtGGGCCCTTTGCTAGTATTGTGACTTACTGTTCTGAATTCCATTCAATGAAGGACAGACCAAGACTTGTTCTCTTGATTGGGATGTTTAGTAATTCAGGAGCTATCGTCAACGcag CTTTGGCCTGGTTAGTGATTCCGCACACTTGGTCCTGGATTGTTTTTGATGGATATTTCATCTATAACTCCTGGCGATTGTATTTATCCTTTTGTGGTTTACCAATGTTAATTGGAGCCatgtttctttccttttttccggAAAGTCCAAAATTCCTTATGAGCCAAGGTCGTAACGAGGAAGCGCTTCAGGTCTTCAGAAAGGTGTATTCGATGAATACGGGTCATCCACCAGGGAGTTATCCG ATACACTTGCTGGAGTTCGAGCTGCAGGATATTTCAAATTCCAATGAGATGAAGGAGCTATCGTGTATGAGGCCTGCCAATGTTCAGCCAATTGGGACTGGAAAAAGCAGCTTGAAAACCACTTTTCTGGGAGGAATGCAACAAATGAAACCTCTTTTTCTTTCTCCCCTGTCCAGTCGATTGCTGCTCGTACTTTCTTTGAATTTTGGAATATTACTGAC attaaataccATCCGCTTGTGGCAACCACAGCTTTTTGCAATCTTAGCACATTTTGAGAACTTGGAAGTCGAAGAAGTAGAAGGTTTAACTTTTTGCCAAATTCTAGACCATTCACGGCCAATTATTGCCAACAACACTGTCAGAAATTCGCAAGTACTTCCAGAACATTGCAAAgaa attccAGTTGATACTTCAGTGTACTATTTTACTATGATTGTCTATAGTGTAACTACTAGTTCTACTTTTTTAGCCGCTGTGATACTGAACACCATTCGTAACAAAACACTTCTAC cAATTACTCTTTTTATCGCATTTTCCTCGATCGTTGCCATCAACTGGTCTCCTAGCACTTTAGTCACTCTTATCATCACTTGCATTTATTGTGGAGTGCTAAGTGCAAGTGTAAATCTAAATATCAGTATCACGGTGGATTTATTTCCTACTACATTGAG GAGAGAGTGA